The following are encoded in a window of Dictyostelium discoideum AX4 chromosome 6 chromosome, whole genome shotgun sequence genomic DNA:
- the wasA gene encoding Wiscott-Aldrich syndrome protein: MGSPTISDQEKSQVAFIAGSSSDIHSTTVARLYEGRQGRWEFMAVGIVSVVSNRVDKTNYIKVFDLKANYRIIFEQEIYDTFEFQKQRDFFFAFEGDSCVYGLSFADVTEAAEFYGQLLNCKQGNIGKTAAINPNTSSTKITASTPAPKVEKKKEKKGFMSKFFSSEEKDLEISAPTNFKHESHIGWDPENGFDIKNIPPDWRKLFQSAGIKKSELKNAETAQFIVNIIGEQMVGGSAPPPTQPGRSAPPAPPSSNQPGRSAPPPPPSVGKSAPPPPPPSHKTPAAPPSGGGAPPPPPPPPPPSSGPPPPPPPMASAPPSSGGGGASGGGRNDLLASIRSGASLKAVDKTNPLPDIQSLGNEGSRSLADTLAAAMANRRGGMREDDEEDDDDDDEWSDY, from the exons atgggTAGTCCAACTATTAGTGATCAAGAAAAATCCCAAGTTGCCTTTATAGCAGGTAGTAGTTCTGATATTCATTCAACTACTGTTGCAAGATTGTATGAAGGTAGACAAGGAAGATGGGAATTTATGGCCGTCGGTATTGTTTCTGTTGTTTCAAATCGTGTagataaaacaaattatatcAAAGTTTTCGATTTAAAG gccaACTACAGAATCATTTTTGAACAAGAAATTTATGACACTTTtgaatttcaaaaacaaagAGATTTCTTTTTTGCATTTGAAGGTGATTCCTGTGTTTATGGCTTATCATTTGCTGATGTAACTGAAGCAGCTGAATTCTATGGCCAACTTTTAAATTGTAAACAAGGAAATATTGGTAAAACTGCTGCAATTAATCCAAATACTTCTTCAACCA aaattaCTGCATCAACACCAGCACCAAAagttgaaaagaaaaaagaaaagaaaggtTTTATGTCTAAATTCTTTTCATCGGAAGAGAAAGATTTGGAAATTTCAGCTCCAACCAACTTTAAACATGAAAGTCATATTGGTTGGGATCCAGAGAATGGTTTTGATATTAAGAATATCCCACCAGATTGGAGAAAACTTTTCCAATCTGCTGGTATTAAGAAGAGTGAATTAAAGAATGCAGAAACTGCTCAATTCATTGTCAATATCATTGGTGAACAAATGGTTGGTGGTTCAGCTCCACCACCAACTCAACCAGGTAGATCAGCTCCACCAGCTCCACCATCTTCAAACCAACCAGGTAGATCagctccaccaccaccaccatctgTTGGTAAAAGtgctccaccaccaccaccaccatcccATAAGACACCTGCAGCTCCACCATCAGGCGGAGGtgctccaccaccaccaccacctccaccaccaccttcTAGTGGtccaccacctccaccaccaccaatggCCAGTGCTCCTCCATCATCAGGAGGTGGTGGTGCCAGCGGCGGTGGAAGAAATGATCTTTTGGCTTCCATTCGTAGTGGTGCAAGTCTTAAGGCTGTTGATAAAACCAATCCACTCCCAGATATTCAAAGTCTTGGTAATGAAGGTTCACGTTCTTTAGCTGATACTTTAGCTGCAGCTATGGCTAATCGTAGAGGTGGTATGagagaagatgatgaagaagatgatgatgacgatgatgaatGGTcagattattaa
- the CSN4 gene encoding COP9 signalosome complex subunit 4 (Similar to PINT), which translates to MDVNNLKQILEETSALSDHKTKTEKYKSILQQLVESKQVAPLKVFITHLTDESTPLVISRTILLSFTSSHKTLPEDIQMELGIFVLDRIQNRVVAFEEQVSEIRYNLAKLYERQENWRESARCLIAIPLDSSQRVISPEYKVKIYVKIARLFLEEEESGQAETYINRASDSLHLVKNQKLILAHKTCFARIMDYKRMFLKASLRYYDLSQCLPKDTERMHALSCAIVCAILDKAGPQRSRTLATLYKDERSQQLGVYTFLEKMFLERILKKTEVKKFAEQLKPHQMALLSDGNTVLDRAVIEHNLLSASKLYNNITFDELGSLLEIQAEKAEKVASKMVCEERLIGSIDQIERLIQFENVGDSLTQWDKKIEGLCIHMNNIIESISKYPEFIV; encoded by the exons atggatgtaaataatttaaaacaaattttagaaGAGACGTCAGCTCTCTCTGAtcataaaacaaaaacagagaaatataaatcaattcTTCAACAACTTGTTGAATCAAAACAAGTAGCAccattaaaagtttttattacacatt tgacAGATGAATCAACACCATTAGTAATTTCACgtacaattttattatcatttacatCAAGTCATAAAACATTACCAGAGGATATTCAAATGGAGTTAGGTATTTTCGTATTGGATCGTATTCAAAATAGAGTTGTAGCATTTGAAGAACAAGTATCAGAGATTCGTTATAATCTTGCTAAATTATATGAACGTCAAGAGAATTGGAGAGAATCTGCTCGTTGTCTTATTGCTATTCCATTGGATAGTAGTCAACGTGTTATCTCACCAGAATATAAAGTTAAAATCTATGTAAAGATTGCACGTCTCTTCCTTGAGGAAGAAGAATCTGGTCAAGCTGAAACTTATATCAATAGAGCAAGTGATTCATTACATTTagttaaaaatcaaaaattaattttagcaCATAAA acatgCTTTGCAAGAATTATGGATTATAAAAGAATGTTTTTAAAAGCAAGTTTAAGATATTATGATTTATCACAATGTTTACCAAAGGATACAGAGAGAATGCATGCATTATCATGTGCAATTGTTTGTGCAATTTTGGATAAAGCAGGACCACAAAGATCACGTACATTGGCAACATTGTATAAGGATGAGAGAAGTCAACAACTTGGTGTTTATACATTTTTAGAAAAGATGTTTTTAGAAAGAATCTTAAAGAAAACTGAAGTTAAAAAGTTTGCAGAACAATTGAAACCACATCAAATGGCATTACTCTCTGATGGTAATACCGTATTGGATAGAGCTGTAATCGAACATAATCTCTTATCTGCAAGTAAACTCTACAATAATATCACTTTTGATGAATTGGGTTCTCTTTTGGAAATTCAAGCTGAAAAAGCTGAAAAAGTCGCCTCAAAAATGGTCTGTGAAGAACGTCTCATTGGTTCAATCGATCAAATCGAACGTCTCattcaatttgaaaatgttggTGATTCTCTCACTCAATGggataaaaaaattgaaggTCTTTGTATTCATatgaataatattattgaatcaatttcaaaatatccAGAATTTAttgtataa